The following coding sequences are from one Spirochaetota bacterium window:
- a CDS encoding UPF0280 family protein, with translation MVESNDCEIKGELLSFNTSFRETDLCIWSQCELREEALKIVLKCRSSLDDYVERYPSFRTALEPFPVKEDAPSIVKEMSKMTERVSVGPMAAVAGAIAQKVGEELLAITPEIIVENGGDIFIKVDRKKVINIYAGESPFIGEIALEIEPEDMPLGVCTSSGMLGHSFSFGRADAVIALAPSATLADAAATAICNQIMDVSDIPKGIEFAQRIDGLEGVVILKDNTMGRCGKVNLIGPKLFLQNRKVEIVSFS, from the coding sequence ATGGTTGAATCTAATGATTGTGAAATAAAGGGAGAATTACTATCCTTCAATACTTCATTCCGGGAGACTGATCTATGCATCTGGTCACAATGTGAGCTTAGGGAGGAGGCTCTAAAGATTGTATTAAAATGTCGCTCCTCATTAGATGATTACGTTGAACGGTACCCATCTTTTCGAACAGCCCTTGAACCATTTCCAGTTAAAGAAGATGCTCCATCTATAGTAAAGGAAATGTCAAAGATGACAGAAAGGGTTTCTGTAGGACCAATGGCCGCTGTTGCTGGCGCAATTGCCCAGAAGGTTGGGGAAGAGTTGCTTGCAATTACTCCAGAGATCATAGTCGAGAACGGGGGGGATATCTTTATAAAAGTCGATAGAAAGAAGGTGATAAATATCTATGCTGGCGAGTCTCCCTTCATCGGAGAGATTGCCCTGGAGATAGAACCTGAGGATATGCCTCTGGGGGTTTGTACTTCTTCTGGAATGTTGGGGCATTCATTTAGTTTTGGTAGGGCCGATGCTGTCATAGCGCTTGCTCCTTCTGCTACGTTAGCTGATGCTGCAGCTACTGCTATATGCAATCAAATTATGGATGTCTCGGATATTCCTAAGGGAATCGAATTCGCTCAGCGAATCGACGGCTTAGAGGGTGTTGTTATATTAAAGGATAACACGATGGGGAGATGTGGTAAAGTAAACCTGATAGGGCCTAAACTATTTCTTCAGAATAGAAAAGTCGAAATTGTTTCCTTCTCATAA
- a CDS encoding histidinol-phosphatase HisJ family protein, whose protein sequence is MALVDYHNHTYLCEHASGSLEDYINAAITSDLIELGFSDHAPLPLEIRDGITMHPEETEVYIALLEKNRDIYRDKIDIKLGFEIDYPLRESFNRQYLSDTRLDYLIGSCHFLGDWAFDQSRYAREFENRDIDGIYYEYYSVILDIVLSGYFNIIGHFDIIKKFGHRPKMDFRETIIGIAKMISKKDIAVEINTGGLRKPVREIYPSDDIITLFYNMNVPITLGSDSHASEEVGYMFDSAIEKIKKVGYKKISGFSKRKRYDILI, encoded by the coding sequence ATGGCTTTGGTTGACTATCATAACCATACCTATTTATGCGAGCACGCTTCAGGTAGTTTGGAGGATTATATAAATGCAGCTATTACCTCAGACTTGATTGAGCTTGGTTTTTCCGATCATGCTCCACTTCCTTTAGAGATCAGGGATGGCATTACGATGCATCCTGAAGAGACAGAGGTCTACATCGCTCTTCTTGAGAAGAATAGAGATATTTACAGAGATAAGATTGATATAAAATTGGGTTTTGAGATAGATTATCCACTTAGAGAATCATTTAACAGACAATATTTAAGTGATACTAGACTCGATTATCTGATCGGTTCATGTCATTTTTTGGGTGATTGGGCCTTTGATCAAAGCAGATATGCTAGGGAATTTGAGAATAGGGATATTGATGGTATTTATTACGAATACTATAGTGTAATTTTGGACATCGTCTTATCAGGATATTTTAATATAATTGGTCATTTTGACATAATTAAGAAATTTGGCCATAGACCTAAAATGGATTTCAGAGAAACAATTATTGGAATTGCGAAAATGATTTCAAAAAAGGATATAGCAGTAGAGATCAACACAGGCGGTCTCAGAAAACCCGTTAGAGAGATATATCCCTCTGATGATATAATAACATTATTTTATAATATGAATGTCCCAATAACACTGGGTTCAGATTCCCATGCCTCTGAAGAGGTAGGATATATGTTTGATAGCGCAATTGAAAAGATAAAGAAAGTGGGATATAAAAAGATATCGGGATTTAGCAAAAGGAAGAGATATGACATTTTAATTTAA
- the pgeF gene encoding peptidoglycan editing factor PgeF: MVFKKEANGVYSLSGAFGLEIGTASRAVNYIDYSMDDDQIIWDEKALLSEITHLPEKGIIILNQLHEDRIVIVDSPIRDNFLFFDDADGIITNIPEVCIVIRSADCVPVYAFDSHNRILGAAHSGWRGCMLSISKKLIIKMKQIFSSNNRDIHVFILPSIGPESYVIGNDVASLFERDLYVRDKNIYLDLWKNIERSLIEEGIPEVNIFNSRICTLQNNDKFFSYRNKDSARNLNYGFIKL, from the coding sequence ATGGTATTTAAAAAAGAAGCTAATGGGGTTTACTCACTTTCAGGAGCCTTTGGCCTTGAGATTGGGACAGCATCCAGGGCAGTTAATTATATTGACTACTCTATGGATGATGATCAAATAATATGGGATGAGAAGGCCTTATTAAGCGAGATCACGCACCTTCCTGAAAAAGGTATTATCATTCTTAATCAGCTTCATGAAGACAGGATTGTCATCGTTGATAGCCCTATCAGGGATAATTTTTTATTCTTTGATGATGCAGATGGAATAATTACAAATATCCCAGAGGTATGTATTGTGATAAGGTCAGCCGATTGTGTGCCAGTCTATGCATTTGATTCACATAACCGTATATTAGGTGCAGCTCATTCTGGGTGGAGGGGGTGTATGCTATCAATTTCCAAAAAGCTGATCATCAAAATGAAGCAGATATTTTCTTCAAATAATAGAGATATCCATGTTTTTATTCTACCTTCAATTGGTCCTGAGTCCTATGTAATAGGAAATGATGTGGCTTCCTTATTTGAAAGGGATCTATATGTTAGAGATAAGAATATCTATCTAGACCTATGGAAGAATATTGAGCGCTCCCTTATTGAAGAAGGAATTCCTGAGGTGAATATCTTTAATTCAAGGATCTGCACACTACAGAATAATGATAAATTTTTCTCTTACAGGAATAAGGATTCAGCTAGAAATCTTAATTATGGTTTCATCAAATTATAA
- a CDS encoding MMPL family transporter encodes MERYIEWVIKRPKITLLCFTIITVIFSLGLPKLVFDYSIDTMMPQGDEEYIYYKKALKVYGNISKIVMIDVYSDNLWSNDVFMDIDNLISEIEEFKFLDKELEDSRITRLENAFSKGEIKYIDLLDYFNNDIVFQKTLRRKIKKYIGRVEILDQNDLNKLLKEIEITNSIKAKERVKRIASLFTMQDVTGENDTLEFYDLIKRDDNGKRILPKSKEEYEFIKKRITKTPFYEQQIYARDPKTGEITDLGIIIQLDTTDDHHDIGEEIWEITSNYDNIRVVSLGAPVMNYLVNGYMQDDLKKFLPAVLILMLMVFFFNFRSLRGVVLPLLTLIISDIWLLGFMGHAGYKITIMAVGLPSLLMAIGSSYSIHIMNQYYIDFNLITEKGRHEGFKQAMHHISITVLLAGLTTFFGFVTITTNKVTAISEWAFLASLGAVICVIISITLIPAVCVLLPHKMPRFMLNKDKSVKVTLIDKITSLMTVISTKHYKACLIVVIIIISISIVGMTKMKVEMSPWGFFKEDSYIRIADRIIGKRFGGSFPVNILIDTGEEDGIKKPEFLKKVDEFCKWLQSESNVDLNIGRANSFQDIVKKMHMAMNNDKIQYYKIPEKYVDVLDYFELASGEDSNSDGRIDEFEIFTCPEFRTIHVFSLMFDKKNKVLSTSEMDRILKRIRAHMKTEFSDYSYRITGDIPIFIRLAEYVVTGQVLSLILCIIVVGIIIVLLFKKISIGLIGLVPMSCAVIMNFGIMGWFGIDLDMATAIIASITIGIGVDDTIHFFNTIKHMLAQGYNIDESIGKTLAIAGKAIIFTSMALVLGFAVFLLSTFKPNMYFGILIAITMIATTIGALVVLPSVIKATKASLEESKSESIIWKYLYIGRLFGVKVED; translated from the coding sequence ATGGAAAGATATATTGAATGGGTAATTAAGCGGCCTAAAATTACACTCCTATGTTTTACAATCATAACAGTCATTTTTTCACTGGGATTGCCAAAACTGGTATTTGATTACTCTATAGATACAATGATGCCACAGGGAGATGAGGAATACATATATTACAAAAAGGCGCTGAAAGTCTATGGGAATATCAGCAAAATAGTAATGATAGATGTTTATAGTGATAATCTGTGGAGCAATGATGTTTTTATGGATATTGATAACCTCATATCAGAGATAGAGGAATTCAAGTTTTTAGACAAGGAATTGGAGGACTCAAGAATAACCAGATTAGAAAATGCATTTTCTAAGGGAGAAATAAAATATATTGATCTGCTTGATTATTTTAATAATGATATCGTGTTTCAGAAAACCTTAAGAAGAAAGATTAAAAAATATATAGGCAGGGTTGAGATACTAGATCAGAATGATCTTAATAAATTATTAAAAGAGATTGAAATAACAAATAGTATTAAAGCAAAGGAAAGGGTGAAGAGAATTGCCTCACTCTTTACTATGCAGGATGTGACAGGGGAAAATGACACCTTGGAGTTTTACGATTTAATTAAAAGGGATGATAATGGAAAAAGAATATTACCTAAATCGAAGGAAGAATATGAATTCATAAAAAAGAGAATAACAAAGACTCCCTTCTATGAACAACAGATTTATGCTAGGGACCCCAAGACTGGGGAGATCACTGATTTGGGAATTATCATTCAATTGGATACTACTGACGACCATCACGATATTGGCGAAGAGATATGGGAGATCACCAGCAATTACGACAACATAAGGGTTGTATCCTTGGGCGCCCCAGTAATGAACTATCTCGTAAATGGATACATGCAGGATGATCTAAAAAAATTTCTTCCAGCGGTATTAATATTGATGCTGATGGTTTTTTTCTTTAATTTTAGATCTCTGAGGGGAGTTGTGCTCCCATTATTGACACTTATAATCAGCGATATTTGGCTCCTCGGCTTTATGGGTCATGCAGGTTATAAGATAACAATAATGGCAGTGGGCCTCCCTTCACTCTTAATGGCCATTGGCAGTTCCTATTCCATTCACATAATGAATCAGTATTATATAGATTTTAATCTGATTACAGAAAAGGGGAGACATGAAGGCTTTAAGCAAGCTATGCATCATATCTCAATTACGGTTCTCCTTGCAGGTTTAACAACCTTCTTTGGATTTGTTACTATTACAACGAACAAGGTTACTGCCATAAGTGAATGGGCCTTCCTTGCCTCTTTAGGAGCAGTAATATGCGTAATCATTTCTATTACTCTGATCCCTGCTGTATGTGTCCTTCTTCCACATAAGATGCCCAGATTCATGTTAAACAAAGATAAAAGTGTAAAAGTCACACTAATTGATAAAATAACCTCCCTTATGACCGTTATCTCCACTAAACACTATAAGGCTTGTTTGATAGTAGTAATAATAATAATTTCAATATCCATTGTTGGCATGACTAAGATGAAGGTAGAGATGTCTCCATGGGGTTTTTTTAAAGAGGATAGCTATATCAGAATCGCTGACAGGATTATAGGGAAAAGATTTGGAGGATCATTTCCAGTTAATATACTAATAGATACAGGGGAGGAGGATGGCATTAAAAAGCCTGAATTCCTCAAAAAGGTTGATGAATTCTGCAAATGGCTTCAAAGTGAAAGTAATGTTGATCTCAATATTGGTCGGGCGAATTCCTTTCAGGATATTGTTAAAAAGATGCACATGGCAATGAACAATGATAAGATCCAATATTATAAGATTCCTGAAAAATATGTTGATGTGCTAGACTATTTTGAATTAGCCTCTGGGGAGGATTCAAATTCTGACGGAAGAATAGATGAATTTGAAATATTTACATGTCCGGAATTTAGAACTATTCATGTTTTTTCCCTGATGTTCGATAAGAAAAACAAAGTCCTCAGCACATCAGAAATGGATAGGATCTTAAAGAGAATCCGAGCCCATATGAAGACAGAATTTTCCGATTACTCATACAGAATAACCGGTGATATACCAATTTTTATACGTTTAGCTGAATATGTTGTGACCGGACAGGTCTTGAGTTTAATCTTATGCATAATAGTAGTCGGAATAATTATTGTATTGCTCTTTAAAAAGATATCCATAGGTTTAATAGGACTAGTCCCAATGAGCTGTGCTGTTATAATGAATTTTGGCATTATGGGCTGGTTTGGCATAGATCTTGACATGGCAACTGCAATTATTGCTTCAATAACAATCGGAATTGGTGTGGATGATACTATCCATTTTTTTAATACGATCAAACATATGTTGGCTCAGGGCTATAACATTGATGAGTCAATTGGGAAAACACTTGCGATTGCGGGGAAAGCCATTATCTTTACATCAATGGCGCTAGTTTTGGGATTCGCTGTTTTCTTACTGTCAACATTTAAACCGAATATGTATTTTGGAATTCTCATAGCTATTACAATGATCGCCACCACAATTGGAGCATTAGTAGTGTTGCCCTCTGTAATTAAAGCCACCAAGGCATCTTTAGAGGAATCTAAATCTGAATCCATTATTTGGAAATACCTCTACATTGGAAGACTCTTTGGCGTAAAGGTGGAAGATTAA